One Symphalangus syndactylus isolate Jambi chromosome 9, NHGRI_mSymSyn1-v2.1_pri, whole genome shotgun sequence DNA segment encodes these proteins:
- the FIGNL1 gene encoding fidgetin-like protein 1 isoform X1, translating into MQTSSSRSVHLSEWQKNYFAITSGTCTGRKADAYRAQILRIQYAWANSEISQVCATKLFKKYAEKYSAIIDSDNVESGLNNYAENILTLAGSQQTDSDKWQSGLSINNVFKMSSVQKMMQAGKRFKDCLLEPAHASVVIHKEATVFDLPKFSVCGSSRESDPLPNSAHDRDRTQDFPESNPLKLLQSAQPPVVTNTAKTCPTFSAPVGESATAKFHVTPLFGNVKKENHSSPKENIGLNMFLSNQSCFPAACENPQRKSFYGSGTIDALSNPILNKACSKTEDNGPKEDSSLPTFKTAKEQLWVDQQKKYHQPQRASGSSYGGVKKSLGASRSRGILGKFVPPIPKQDGGEQNGGMQYKPYGAGPTEPAHPVDERLKNLEPKMIELIMNEIMDHGPPVNWEDIAGVEFAKATIKEIVVWPMLRPDIFTGLRGPPKGILLFGPPGTGKTLIGKCIASQSGATFFSISASSLTSKWVGEGEKMVRALFAVARCQQPAVIFIDEIDSLLSQRGDGEHESSRRIKTEFLVQLDGVTTSSEDRILVVGATNRPQEIDEAARRRLVKRLYIPLPEASARKQIVINLMSKEQCCLGEQEIEQIVLQSDGFSGADMTQLCREASLGPIRSLQTADIATITPDQVRPIAYIDFENAFRTVRPSVSPKDLELYENWNKTFGCGK; encoded by the coding sequence ATGCAGACCTCCAGCTCTAGATCTGTGCACCTGAGTGAATGGCAGAAGAATTACTTTGCAATTACATCTGGCACATGTACAGGACGGAAGGCAGATGCATACCGTGCACAGATATTACGCATTCAGTATGCATGGGCAAACTCTGAGATTTCCCAGGTCTGTGCTACCAAACTGTTCAAAAAATATGCAGAGAAATATTCTGCAATTATTGATTCTGACAATGTTGAATCTGGCTTGAATAATTATGCAGAAAACATTTTAACTTTGGCAGGATCTCAACAAACAGATAGTGACAAGTGGCAGTCTGGATtgtcaataaataatgttttcaaaatgagTAGTGTACAGAAGATGATGCAAGCTGGCAAAAGATTCAAAGACTGTCTGTTGGAACCTGCTCATGCGTCAGTGGTAATCCATAAGGAGGCCACTGTCTTTGATCTTCCTAAATTTAGTGTTTGTGGTAGTTCTCGAGAGAGTGACCCATTACCTAACTCAGCTCATGATCGAGATAGGACCCAAGACTTCCCAGAGAGCAATCCTTTGAAACTCCTTCAGAGTGCCCAGCCACCTGTGGTGACTAACACTGCTAAGACTTGTCCTACATTCTCAGCACCTGTAGGTGAGTCAGCTACTGCAAAATTCCATGTCACACCATTGTTTGGAAATGTCAAAAAGGAAAATCACAGCTctccaaaagaaaacataggactTAATATGTTCTTATCTAACCAGTCTTGTTTTCCTGCTGCCTGTGAAAATCCACAGAGGAAGTCTTTTTATGGTTCTGGCACCATTGATGCACTTTCCAATCCAATACTGAATAAGGCTTGTAGTAAAACAGAAGATAATGGCCCAAAGGAGGATAGCAGCCTGCCTACATTTAAAACTGCAAAAGAACAATTATGGGTAGATCAGCAAAAAAAGTACCACCAACCTCAACGTGCATCAGGGTCTTCATATGGTGGTGTAAAAAAGTCTCTAGGAGCTAGTAGATCCCGAGGAATACTTGGAAAGTTTGTTCCTCCTATACCCAAGCAAGATGGGGGAGAGCAGAATGGAGGAATGCAGTATAAGCCTTATGGGGCAGGACCTACAGAACCAGCACATCCAGTCGATGAGCGTCTGAAGAACTTGGAGCCAAAGATGATTGAACTTATTATGAATGAGATTATGGATCATGGACCTCCAGTAAATTGGGAAGATATTGCAGGAGTGGAATTTGCTAAAGCCACCATAAAAGAAATAGTTGTGTGGCCCATGTTGAGGCCAGACATCTTTACTGGTTTAAGGGGACCCCCTAAAGGAATTTTGCTCTTTGGTCCTCCTGGGACTGGTAAAACTCTAATTGGCAAGTGCATTGCTAGTCAGTCTGGGGCAACATTCTTTAGCATCTCTGCTTCATCCTTAACTTCTAAATGGGTAGGTGAGGGGGAGAAAATGGTCCGTGCACTGTTTGCTGTTGCAAGGTGTCAGCAACCAGCTGTGATATTTATTGATGAAATTGATTCCCTGTTATCTCAACGGGGAGATGGTGAGCATGAGTCTTCTAGAAggataaaaacagaatttttagtTCAATTAGATGGAGTAACAACATCTTCTGAAGATCGTATCCTAGTGGTGGGAGCAACAAATCGGCCACAAGAAATTGATGAGGCTGCCCGGAGAAGATTGGTGAAAAGGCTTTATATTCCCCTCCCAGAAGCTTCAGCCAGGAAACAGATAGTAATTAATCTAATGTCCAAAGAGCAGTGTTGTCTCGGTGAACAAGAAATTGAACAGATTGTACTGCAGTCTGATGGGTTCTCAGGAGCAGACATGACACAGCTTTGCAGAGAGGCTTCTCTTGGTCCTATTCGCAGTTTACAAACTGCTGACATTGCTACCATAACACCAGATCAAGTTCGACCCATAGCTTATATTGATTTTGAAAATGCTTTTAGAACTGTGCGACCTAGTGTTTCTCCAAAAGATTTAGAGCTTTATGAAAACTGGAACAAAACTTTTGGTTGTGGAAAGTAA
- the FIGNL1 gene encoding fidgetin-like protein 1 isoform X2: MSSVQKMMQAGKRFKDCLLEPAHASVVIHKEATVFDLPKFSVCGSSRESDPLPNSAHDRDRTQDFPESNPLKLLQSAQPPVVTNTAKTCPTFSAPVGESATAKFHVTPLFGNVKKENHSSPKENIGLNMFLSNQSCFPAACENPQRKSFYGSGTIDALSNPILNKACSKTEDNGPKEDSSLPTFKTAKEQLWVDQQKKYHQPQRASGSSYGGVKKSLGASRSRGILGKFVPPIPKQDGGEQNGGMQYKPYGAGPTEPAHPVDERLKNLEPKMIELIMNEIMDHGPPVNWEDIAGVEFAKATIKEIVVWPMLRPDIFTGLRGPPKGILLFGPPGTGKTLIGKCIASQSGATFFSISASSLTSKWVGEGEKMVRALFAVARCQQPAVIFIDEIDSLLSQRGDGEHESSRRIKTEFLVQLDGVTTSSEDRILVVGATNRPQEIDEAARRRLVKRLYIPLPEASARKQIVINLMSKEQCCLGEQEIEQIVLQSDGFSGADMTQLCREASLGPIRSLQTADIATITPDQVRPIAYIDFENAFRTVRPSVSPKDLELYENWNKTFGCGK, encoded by the coding sequence atgagTAGTGTACAGAAGATGATGCAAGCTGGCAAAAGATTCAAAGACTGTCTGTTGGAACCTGCTCATGCGTCAGTGGTAATCCATAAGGAGGCCACTGTCTTTGATCTTCCTAAATTTAGTGTTTGTGGTAGTTCTCGAGAGAGTGACCCATTACCTAACTCAGCTCATGATCGAGATAGGACCCAAGACTTCCCAGAGAGCAATCCTTTGAAACTCCTTCAGAGTGCCCAGCCACCTGTGGTGACTAACACTGCTAAGACTTGTCCTACATTCTCAGCACCTGTAGGTGAGTCAGCTACTGCAAAATTCCATGTCACACCATTGTTTGGAAATGTCAAAAAGGAAAATCACAGCTctccaaaagaaaacataggactTAATATGTTCTTATCTAACCAGTCTTGTTTTCCTGCTGCCTGTGAAAATCCACAGAGGAAGTCTTTTTATGGTTCTGGCACCATTGATGCACTTTCCAATCCAATACTGAATAAGGCTTGTAGTAAAACAGAAGATAATGGCCCAAAGGAGGATAGCAGCCTGCCTACATTTAAAACTGCAAAAGAACAATTATGGGTAGATCAGCAAAAAAAGTACCACCAACCTCAACGTGCATCAGGGTCTTCATATGGTGGTGTAAAAAAGTCTCTAGGAGCTAGTAGATCCCGAGGAATACTTGGAAAGTTTGTTCCTCCTATACCCAAGCAAGATGGGGGAGAGCAGAATGGAGGAATGCAGTATAAGCCTTATGGGGCAGGACCTACAGAACCAGCACATCCAGTCGATGAGCGTCTGAAGAACTTGGAGCCAAAGATGATTGAACTTATTATGAATGAGATTATGGATCATGGACCTCCAGTAAATTGGGAAGATATTGCAGGAGTGGAATTTGCTAAAGCCACCATAAAAGAAATAGTTGTGTGGCCCATGTTGAGGCCAGACATCTTTACTGGTTTAAGGGGACCCCCTAAAGGAATTTTGCTCTTTGGTCCTCCTGGGACTGGTAAAACTCTAATTGGCAAGTGCATTGCTAGTCAGTCTGGGGCAACATTCTTTAGCATCTCTGCTTCATCCTTAACTTCTAAATGGGTAGGTGAGGGGGAGAAAATGGTCCGTGCACTGTTTGCTGTTGCAAGGTGTCAGCAACCAGCTGTGATATTTATTGATGAAATTGATTCCCTGTTATCTCAACGGGGAGATGGTGAGCATGAGTCTTCTAGAAggataaaaacagaatttttagtTCAATTAGATGGAGTAACAACATCTTCTGAAGATCGTATCCTAGTGGTGGGAGCAACAAATCGGCCACAAGAAATTGATGAGGCTGCCCGGAGAAGATTGGTGAAAAGGCTTTATATTCCCCTCCCAGAAGCTTCAGCCAGGAAACAGATAGTAATTAATCTAATGTCCAAAGAGCAGTGTTGTCTCGGTGAACAAGAAATTGAACAGATTGTACTGCAGTCTGATGGGTTCTCAGGAGCAGACATGACACAGCTTTGCAGAGAGGCTTCTCTTGGTCCTATTCGCAGTTTACAAACTGCTGACATTGCTACCATAACACCAGATCAAGTTCGACCCATAGCTTATATTGATTTTGAAAATGCTTTTAGAACTGTGCGACCTAGTGTTTCTCCAAAAGATTTAGAGCTTTATGAAAACTGGAACAAAACTTTTGGTTGTGGAAAGTAA